Proteins from a genomic interval of Papaver somniferum cultivar HN1 chromosome 4, ASM357369v1, whole genome shotgun sequence:
- the LOC113274950 gene encoding receptor-like protein EIX2 isoform X3: MNNRILDLSRNQLSGEIPDCWSDWWNLVSISLASNYLTGEIPASIGSISTLRSLHLRNNSLSGKLPSALLKCRELRVIDISENEFTGNIPKWIGEYLFLLIFRLRFNKFYGAIPQQLCHQNSVQILDFAHNNLSGTIPRCFNNFTAMTTLQKDGESISYSIFLSEYKEIASLVTTGREFEYSNTLTLLTIMDLSDNSLSGDIPGELTNLIGLRSLNLSRNHLTGRIPNKIGNMSILESLDLSKNKLSGSVPQSIVNLTFLSHLNLSYNNLSGKIPVGTQLQGLPESSFVGNGRLCGAPLNDCNVGDVEDKQGLGSVDNETEKEKEEWFEMKWFYISVALGFAIGCWGFCGVLLVNQSWRVAYFKFLDVIAIKLCNCCSRSTPR; this comes from the coding sequence ATGAATAATCGAATTCTTGATCTCTCGAGAAACCAATTATCTGGAGAAATTCCTGATTGCTGGTCTGACTGGTGGAATCTGGTATCGATAAGTTTGGCAAGCAATTACCTTACAGGAGAGATTCCGGCATCTATCGGTTCTATAAGCACCCTTCGATCACTGCATCTGCGAAATAATTCTCTTTCAGGAAAATTACCTTCAGCATTGCTCAAGTGTAGGGAACTGAGAGTGATTGATATTAGTGAGAATGAGTTCACTGGGAACATACCAAAATGGATTGGGGAGTACTTGTTTCTCCTTATCTTTCGATTACGCTTCAATAAGTTTTATGGCGCTATTCCTCAACAACTGTGTCACCAGAATTCAGTTCAAATTTTGGATTTTGCTCATAACAATCTATCAGGTACGATTCCAAGATGTTTCAACAATTTTACCGCAATGACAACACTGCAGAAGGATGGTGAATCCATATCGTATTCCATATTTCTTTCAGAATATAAAGAGATCGCATCTCTGGTGACAACAGGAAGAGAGTTTGAATACAGCAATACTCTTACACTTCTTACAATCATGGACCTATCTGACAACAGTTTATCAGGTGACATTCCTGGAGAACTAACAAATTTGATTGGTTTACGGTCTTTGAATTTATCGCGTAATCATTTAACAGGAAGAATTCCAAACAAGATTGGCAACATGAGCATATTGGAGTCTCTTGATTTGTCAAAAAACAAACTTTCAGGTTCTGTTCCTCAAAGTATAGTAAACTTAACCTTTCTAAGTCACTTGAACTTGTCGTATAACAACTTGTCGGGGAAAATTCCGGTGGGTACTCAACTACAAGGTCTGCCTGAATCGAGTTTCGTTGGTAATGGAAGACTCTGTGGTGCTCCACTAAATGACTGCAATGTTGGCGATGTTGAAGATAAACAAGGACTAGGAAGTGTTGATAatgaaacagaaaaagaaaaagaagaatggtTTGAAATGAAGTGGTTTTATATTAGCGTAGCCTTGGGTTTTGCTATAGGCTGTTGGGGATTTTGTGGTGTTTTACTTGTGAATCAATCATGGAGAGTTGCATATTTTAAGTTCCTTGATGTTATTGCAATCAAATTATGTAATTGTTGTAGTAGATCTACACCAAGATAA
- the LOC113274950 gene encoding receptor-like protein EIX1 isoform X2, with product MLNPSLVQLENLNYLDLSSNTFSETSLPSFLGSLRNLRYLNLSRSFDSVENIHWLSNLSSLQYLDMSYVDLENASSNWFHAVTMIPSLLELHLRYCNLYPNFPSISYSNLTSLKVLDLSYTGLNSTLPEWFYNLTSLEKLDIHYNSFRGTISEAIGNLVNLTNLDISSNDFEGEIPETFGNLCNLQALDLSSNYHLKGEIYFLANLSSCTGSKLTSVSLDGNQFSGPLPDQLGSFKNLEYLSFMSNSFSGPIPSSLGDLSSLKVLNGFFNKLNGSLPESFGHLSKLRILRLAFNALEGIISEAHFSSLTSLEELEVHSLVFKLKPDWIPPFQLQVANLQACKLGPQFPEWLQTQKNISRIDIFNAGISDTVVPTWFWNMSTQFSYLNLSHNQIHGQVPDLLLRDDP from the coding sequence ATGTTAAACCCTTCACTGGTACAGTTAGAGAATTTGAATTATTTAGATTTAAGTTCAAATACTTTTTCCGAAACCTCGTTACCATCTTTCTTGGGTTCATTACGTAATTTGAGATACCTTAATCTGTCTAGAAGTTTTGATAGTGTCGAAAATATTCATTGGCTTTCTAATCTCTCTTCTTTGCAATATCTTGATATGTCTTATGTTGACTTAGAAAATGCATCATCTAATTGGTTTCACGCAGTTACTATGATTCCATCTTTATTAGAACTACATCTACGCTACTGTAACCTGTATCCAAACTTTCCTTCTATTTCATACTCAAATCTCACTTCTCTTAAAGTTCTTGATCTTAGTTACACTGGtctcaattcaaccttgcctgaATGGTTCTATAATCTTACAAGTCTTGAGAAACTTGATATTCATTACAATAGTTTTCGAGGAACCATTTCAGAAGCTATTGGTAACCTTGTCAATCTCACTAACCTCGACATCTCTTCCAATGATTTTGAGGGAGAAATACCAGAAACCTTTGGAAATCTTTGCAACTTGCAGGCATTAGACTTGTCAAGTAACTACCACCTCAAGGGTGAAATATATTTTTTAGCTAATCTGTCCAGTTGCACAGGAAGTAAGTTGACATCGGTAAGTTTGGATGGTAATCAATTTTCAGGTCCATTGCCAGATCAGTTAGGGAGTTTTAAGAATCTTGAGTACCTTTCTTTTATGAGTAATTCATTTTCTGGTCCGATTCCGTCATCGTTAGGTGACCTGTCGTCATTGAAGGTGTTAAATGGTTTTTTCAATAAGTTGAATGGTTCTTTACCGGAAAGTTTTGGACATCTTTCGAAATTGAGAATTTTGAGACTTGCCTTTAATGCTCTAGAAGGCATAATAAGTGAAGCTCATTTCTCAAGTCTGACGAGTCTGGAAGAACTAGAAGTGCATTCTCTAGTTTTTAAGTTGAAACCTGATTGGATTCCTCCATTTCAACTTCAGGTTGCAAACTTGCAAGCTTGTAAACTAGGACCTCAATTCCCTGAATGGttacaaacacaaaaaaatatAAGTCGAATTGATATATTTAATGCAGGCATTTCAGATACAGTTGTTCCTACTTGGTTTTGGAATATGTCTACTCAGTTCAGTTACTTAAATTTATCTCACAATCAGATTCATGGACAAGTACCAGATTTGTTACTTCGGGATGATCCGTGA
- the LOC113274950 gene encoding receptor-like protein EIX2 isoform X4, with the protein MNNRILDLSRNQLSGEIPDCWSDWWNLVSISLASNYLTGEIPASIGSISTLRSLHLRNNSLSGKLPSALLKCRELRVIDISENEFTGNIPKWIGEYLFLLIFRLRFNKFYGAIPQQLCHQNSVQILDFAHNNLSEYKEIASLVTTGREFEYSNTLTLLTIMDLSDNSLSGDIPGELTNLIGLRSLNLSRNHLTGRIPNKIGNMSILESLDLSKNKLSGSVPQSIVNLTFLSHLNLSYNNLSGKIPVGTQLQGLPESSFVGNGRLCGAPLNDCNVGDVEDKQGLGSVDNETEKEKEEWFEMKWFYISVALGFAIGCWGFCGVLLVNQSWRVAYFKFLDVIAIKLCNCCSRSTPR; encoded by the exons ATGAATAATCGAATTCTTGATCTCTCGAGAAACCAATTATCTGGAGAAATTCCTGATTGCTGGTCTGACTGGTGGAATCTGGTATCGATAAGTTTGGCAAGCAATTACCTTACAGGAGAGATTCCGGCATCTATCGGTTCTATAAGCACCCTTCGATCACTGCATCTGCGAAATAATTCTCTTTCAGGAAAATTACCTTCAGCATTGCTCAAGTGTAGGGAACTGAGAGTGATTGATATTAGTGAGAATGAGTTCACTGGGAACATACCAAAATGGATTGGGGAGTACTTGTTTCTCCTTATCTTTCGATTACGCTTCAATAAGTTTTATGGCGCTATTCCTCAACAACTGTGTCACCAGAATTCAGTTCAAATTTTGGATTTTGCTCATAACAATCTATCAG AATATAAAGAGATCGCATCTCTGGTGACAACAGGAAGAGAGTTTGAATACAGCAATACTCTTACACTTCTTACAATCATGGACCTATCTGACAACAGTTTATCAGGTGACATTCCTGGAGAACTAACAAATTTGATTGGTTTACGGTCTTTGAATTTATCGCGTAATCATTTAACAGGAAGAATTCCAAACAAGATTGGCAACATGAGCATATTGGAGTCTCTTGATTTGTCAAAAAACAAACTTTCAGGTTCTGTTCCTCAAAGTATAGTAAACTTAACCTTTCTAAGTCACTTGAACTTGTCGTATAACAACTTGTCGGGGAAAATTCCGGTGGGTACTCAACTACAAGGTCTGCCTGAATCGAGTTTCGTTGGTAATGGAAGACTCTGTGGTGCTCCACTAAATGACTGCAATGTTGGCGATGTTGAAGATAAACAAGGACTAGGAAGTGTTGATAatgaaacagaaaaagaaaaagaagaatggtTTGAAATGAAGTGGTTTTATATTAGCGTAGCCTTGGGTTTTGCTATAGGCTGTTGGGGATTTTGTGGTGTTTTACTTGTGAATCAATCATGGAGAGTTGCATATTTTAAGTTCCTTGATGTTATTGCAATCAAATTATGTAATTGTTGTAGTAGATCTACACCAAGATAA
- the LOC113274950 gene encoding receptor-like protein EIX1 isoform X1, producing MQSRPAIFIFVFMYGFFLSENLVSAVCSDREIEALLNFKQDLVDSSDFLSNWVGKDCCKWNGVVCNTKTENTSVVQLNVQGFGLDGMLNPSLVQLENLNYLDLSSNTFSETSLPSFLGSLRNLRYLNLSRSFDSVENIHWLSNLSSLQYLDMSYVDLENASSNWFHAVTMIPSLLELHLRYCNLYPNFPSISYSNLTSLKVLDLSYTGLNSTLPEWFYNLTSLEKLDIHYNSFRGTISEAIGNLVNLTNLDISSNDFEGEIPETFGNLCNLQALDLSSNYHLKGEIYFLANLSSCTGSKLTSVSLDGNQFSGPLPDQLGSFKNLEYLSFMSNSFSGPIPSSLGDLSSLKVLNGFFNKLNGSLPESFGHLSKLRILRLAFNALEGIISEAHFSSLTSLEELEVHSLVFKLKPDWIPPFQLQVANLQACKLGPQFPEWLQTQKNISRIDIFNAGISDTVVPTWFWNMSTQFSYLNLSHNQIHGQVPDLLLRDDP from the coding sequence ATGCAGTCAAGACCTGCAATTTTCATTTTCGTTTTCATGTATGGGTTTTTCTTGTCAGAAAATTTGGTCAGTGCTGTTTGCAGTGATAGGGAGATTGAAGCTCTCCTAAACTTCAAACAAGACTTGGTGGATTCTTCGGATTTTCTCTCTAATTGGGTTGGTAAAGACTGTTGCAAATGGAATGGAGTAGTTTGCAATACAAAAACTGAAAATACTAGTGTTGTTCAGCTCAACGTGCAAGGATTTGGCTTAGATGGTATGTTAAACCCTTCACTGGTACAGTTAGAGAATTTGAATTATTTAGATTTAAGTTCAAATACTTTTTCCGAAACCTCGTTACCATCTTTCTTGGGTTCATTACGTAATTTGAGATACCTTAATCTGTCTAGAAGTTTTGATAGTGTCGAAAATATTCATTGGCTTTCTAATCTCTCTTCTTTGCAATATCTTGATATGTCTTATGTTGACTTAGAAAATGCATCATCTAATTGGTTTCACGCAGTTACTATGATTCCATCTTTATTAGAACTACATCTACGCTACTGTAACCTGTATCCAAACTTTCCTTCTATTTCATACTCAAATCTCACTTCTCTTAAAGTTCTTGATCTTAGTTACACTGGtctcaattcaaccttgcctgaATGGTTCTATAATCTTACAAGTCTTGAGAAACTTGATATTCATTACAATAGTTTTCGAGGAACCATTTCAGAAGCTATTGGTAACCTTGTCAATCTCACTAACCTCGACATCTCTTCCAATGATTTTGAGGGAGAAATACCAGAAACCTTTGGAAATCTTTGCAACTTGCAGGCATTAGACTTGTCAAGTAACTACCACCTCAAGGGTGAAATATATTTTTTAGCTAATCTGTCCAGTTGCACAGGAAGTAAGTTGACATCGGTAAGTTTGGATGGTAATCAATTTTCAGGTCCATTGCCAGATCAGTTAGGGAGTTTTAAGAATCTTGAGTACCTTTCTTTTATGAGTAATTCATTTTCTGGTCCGATTCCGTCATCGTTAGGTGACCTGTCGTCATTGAAGGTGTTAAATGGTTTTTTCAATAAGTTGAATGGTTCTTTACCGGAAAGTTTTGGACATCTTTCGAAATTGAGAATTTTGAGACTTGCCTTTAATGCTCTAGAAGGCATAATAAGTGAAGCTCATTTCTCAAGTCTGACGAGTCTGGAAGAACTAGAAGTGCATTCTCTAGTTTTTAAGTTGAAACCTGATTGGATTCCTCCATTTCAACTTCAGGTTGCAAACTTGCAAGCTTGTAAACTAGGACCTCAATTCCCTGAATGGttacaaacacaaaaaaatatAAGTCGAATTGATATATTTAATGCAGGCATTTCAGATACAGTTGTTCCTACTTGGTTTTGGAATATGTCTACTCAGTTCAGTTACTTAAATTTATCTCACAATCAGATTCATGGACAAGTACCAGATTTGTTACTTCGGGATGATCCGTGA